The following nucleotide sequence is from Bradyrhizobium roseum.
CTTTTTGGCCTCCCTTGCCGGGCTGTGTGCGATTGCGGGCCTGATGACGGGCGACGTGCTGGCGGCGGACGAGCCACGGCCGCCGCTCGCGATCCAGTTTTCGCTCGATCGTCCGATCGATGCCGCCGCCGCCCCGTTCGTGTTGGCCGCAGCCGGAGGCCTGTTCAGCGCCGAAGCGCTGGCGGTCACCATCAACATCGCCAGCGGCTCGCAGGACGCGATTGCGCGCGTTGCGGCGGGCACCAGCGATTTTGCGGTCGTGGACATCAACGCCTTGATACGGTTTCGCGACAAGGACAAGGGCGCCCCCCGGATCAAGGCCGTGTTCATGCTGTTCAACAAGGCGCCCTATTCCATCATCGCCCGCAAGAGCCGCGGCGTGCTGGCGCTGACCGACATCGAGGGCAAAACGCTCGGCGTCGCCGAAGGCGACCTGTCGGCCCGGCTGTGGCCGGCGGTTGCCAACTTGAATGGCATCAAGCTCAAGAGCGTGAAGCAGAGCAGCATCAGCGCGGCGGTGCGCGAGCCGATGCTGTCCGCGGGCCAGATCGATGCCGTGACCGGCTTCTCCTATCTGTCGGCGATCAATCTCAGGGATCGCGGCGTGCCCGCAGACGATCTGGCGGTACTGAAATTCGCCGACTTTGGCTGCGAGGCCTATGGCTTCGCCATGATCGTCAGCCCGGCGCTGGCGGCAGCCAAGCCGGAGGCGGTGAAGGCATTCGTGCGGGCCGTGATCGGCGGCGTCAATCTGACCATCAAGGATCCGACAAACGCGGCGGCCGAAGTCGCCAGCCGCATGGACGGCGGCTCAAAAGATCTCGAACTCGAGCGCCTGCGGAGCATTCTGCGCGACAACATCCTGACCAGCGAGGTGAAGCGCAACGGCATCGGCGCGATCGATCCGGCACGCTTCGAACGCGCGATCGACCAGGTCGGAGAGGACTTCAAGTTTCAGAAGCGGCCGCAGGCCTCCGATATTTTCGACGACCAGTTCTTGCCGCCGCTGAACGGGCGTTTGATCAACTGATGAGCCGCTAAGACGCGGGAGTCAGCGAGCGCGACCTCGAGCCGGAACAAAATTGATCCCGCTCTGGCCCTCCATCGCATCCCTGTCTAGAATGCGTCCACGCCGACAACGCCCCTGCCCGCTTTCGAGTCCTTCCGAATGTCCATGCTGCGCCTTTACACCCGCGTTCTCCAACTGCTCGGCAAGGAAGCGCGGCTGGGCTGGATTCTCGCCGTCGCCAATTTGCTGCTGGCCGGCGCGCAATTCGCCGAGCCCGTGCTGTTCGGCAAGATCGTCGACGTGCTCTCCGGCAAGCCGCAGGCCGGCCCGCTGGCCGCCAGTTCGGCGTGGCCGCTGCTGGCAGCCTGGGTGGCGTTCGGCCTGTTCACCATCGCCTGCAGCGCGATGGTCGCGCTCCATGCCGACCGGCTGGCGCACCGCCAGCGCCAGGCGGTGTTGACCGATTATTTCGAACACATCATGCAGCTGCCGCTGACCTTCCACACCGGCACCCATTCCGGGCGGCTGATGAAGGTGATGCTGAACGGCACCGACGCGCTGTGGCGGCTCTGGCTCGGATTCTTCCGCGAACATTTCGCCGCGATCCTCTCGCTGGTGGTGCTGCTGCCGCTGGCATTCTACATCAACTGGCGGCTGGCGGTGCTGCTGTTCGTGCTGTGCGTGGTATTCACCGTCCTGACCACGCTGGTGGTGCGCAAGACCTACGGCATGCAGAGCGAGGTCGAGGCGCATTACAGCGACCTCTCCGCACGCGCCTCCGACGCGCTCGGCAATGTCGCGCTGGTGCAGAGCTTTGTGCGAATCGACGCCGAGGTTCAGGGCCTGCGCTTCGTCGCCGACAAGCTGCTCGCCGTGCAGATGCCGGTATTGGGATGGTGGGCGCTGGTCACCGTCATCACCCGCGCCTCCACCACCATCACCGTGCTCGCGATCTTCAGCGTCGGCATCTATCTCCATGGCCGGGGAGAGACCACGGTCGGCGAAATCGTGATGTTCGTGAGTTTTGCGACCATGTTGATCCAGAAGCTCGAGCAGGTGGTGAGCTTCATCAACAACGTGTTCATGGAAGCGCCGCGCCTGCAGGAATTCTTCGACGTACTGGATGCGGTGCCGGCGGTGCGCGACCGGCCCAACGCCATGGACACCGGACGGCTGTCCGGCCTCGTCGAGTTCAACGACGTGTCGTTCTCCTATGACGGCAAGCGGCCCGCAGTCGAGGACGTCACTTTTACCGCGCTGCCCGGCCAGACCATCGCGCTGGTCGGCCCCACCGGCGCTGGCAAATCGACGGCGATCGCGCTGTTGCACCGCGCCTTCGACCCGCAATCCGGCATCATCAAGATCGACGGCATGGACATTCGCGGCCTGAAGCTGACGGCGCTGCGGCGGAACATCGGCGTGGTGTTCCAGGAAGCGCTGCTGTTCAACCGTTCGCTCGCCGACAATCTGCGCGTCGGCAAGCCTGATGCCACCGACGAGGAAATGCGCGTTGCGGCCAGCCGCGCGCAGGCGCTGGAGTTCATCGAGCGCAGCGACAAGCAATTCGAGACCCATGCCGGCGAACGCGGCCGCATGCTGTCCGGCGGCGAGCGACAGCGACTGTCGATCGCGCGCGCCCTGCTGAAGGACCCGCCGATCCTGATCCTCGACGAAGCGACCAGCGCGCTCGACGCGGTCACCGAGGCCAAGGTCAACGCCGCGCTCGACGAGGTGATGAAGGGCCGCACCACTTTCGTGATCGCGCACCGCCTTTCCACCATCCGCAACGCCACCCGTATCCTGATGTTCGA
It contains:
- a CDS encoding ABC transporter substrate-binding protein, with protein sequence MTGDVLAADEPRPPLAIQFSLDRPIDAAAAPFVLAAAGGLFSAEALAVTINIASGSQDAIARVAAGTSDFAVVDINALIRFRDKDKGAPRIKAVFMLFNKAPYSIIARKSRGVLALTDIEGKTLGVAEGDLSARLWPAVANLNGIKLKSVKQSSISAAVREPMLSAGQIDAVTGFSYLSAINLRDRGVPADDLAVLKFADFGCEAYGFAMIVSPALAAAKPEAVKAFVRAVIGGVNLTIKDPTNAAAEVASRMDGGSKDLELERLRSILRDNILTSEVKRNGIGAIDPARFERAIDQVGEDFKFQKRPQASDIFDDQFLPPLNGRLIN
- a CDS encoding glucan ABC transporter ATP-binding protein/ permease, which produces MSMLRLYTRVLQLLGKEARLGWILAVANLLLAGAQFAEPVLFGKIVDVLSGKPQAGPLAASSAWPLLAAWVAFGLFTIACSAMVALHADRLAHRQRQAVLTDYFEHIMQLPLTFHTGTHSGRLMKVMLNGTDALWRLWLGFFREHFAAILSLVVLLPLAFYINWRLAVLLFVLCVVFTVLTTLVVRKTYGMQSEVEAHYSDLSARASDALGNVALVQSFVRIDAEVQGLRFVADKLLAVQMPVLGWWALVTVITRASTTITVLAIFSVGIYLHGRGETTVGEIVMFVSFATMLIQKLEQVVSFINNVFMEAPRLQEFFDVLDAVPAVRDRPNAMDTGRLSGLVEFNDVSFSYDGKRPAVEDVTFTALPGQTIALVGPTGAGKSTAIALLHRAFDPQSGIIKIDGMDIRGLKLTALRRNIGVVFQEALLFNRSLADNLRVGKPDATDEEMRVAASRAQALEFIERSDKQFETHAGERGRMLSGGERQRLSIARALLKDPPILILDEATSALDAVTEAKVNAALDEVMKGRTTFVIAHRLSTIRNATRILMFDNGRVIESGTFDELVAKGGRFAELAKAQFMVHEDARAAIEAK